The following are from one region of the Romeriopsis navalis LEGE 11480 genome:
- a CDS encoding bifunctional adenosylcobinamide kinase/adenosylcobinamide-phosphate guanylyltransferase — translation MLILVTGGARSGKSHYAQNLALELSDQPVYVATARNWGGDFGDRIQRHKDERGAAWTNFETEKAVSQLPLSDRVVVIDCITLWLTNFFLDGGEDVDGALQELQTEIDTIEQIPGTFIIVTNELGMGVHADTDMGRKFTDLQGWANQYVAAKATQVVLMISGIPVRIKG, via the coding sequence ATGTTGATTCTTGTAACTGGCGGCGCACGGAGTGGGAAAAGTCACTATGCCCAAAACTTAGCGCTGGAGTTATCCGACCAGCCGGTGTATGTGGCGACAGCCCGCAATTGGGGTGGTGACTTTGGCGATCGCATCCAGCGCCACAAAGATGAGCGCGGTGCGGCTTGGACGAATTTTGAAACAGAGAAGGCAGTGAGTCAGTTGCCGCTCTCCGATCGGGTGGTGGTGATTGATTGCATTACGCTCTGGCTAACAAACTTTTTCCTCGATGGTGGGGAAGATGTGGACGGGGCGTTGCAAGAACTGCAAACAGAGATCGACACGATCGAGCAGATACCAGGCACGTTCATCATCGTCACAAATGAGCTGGGGATGGGCGTTCATGCTGATACGGATATGGGGCGCAAGTTCACTGATTTGCAGGGCTGGGCCAATCAATACGTAGCCGCCAAAGCCACACAGGTTGTGTTGATGATCAGCGGCATTCCAGTGAGGATTAAAGGGTAA